The Calditrichota bacterium genome segment GTAATCGCTGCTCCCTGTAGTGGTTTAGGGACGTCGGCGAATTCCAACCGCTCTCGGATACCTGCCATGATCAGCAGCGCCAGCGTAAAACCGACGCCAGCACCAAAGCCGAAAACGACCGCTTGAATGAAATTGTATTCCCTGAGCACCATGAATAGCGCCAATCCCAGGATAGCGCAATTGGTGGTAATCAGCGGCAGAAAAATACCCAGTGACCGATATAGTACGGGTACGTGCTTGCGCAACACCATTTCCACGATCTGCACCAGTGAAGCGATCACAATGATGAAGGAAACGTATTCCAGAAACGGAACCTTGAACGGAACCAGAATAAAAGCATTGATCATCCAGGTCACGGCTGCCGTCAGGGTCATCACAAAGGTGGTTGCCAGCCCCAACCCGATAGCTGAATCCATGCGACCCGAGACGCCGATAAAGGGACAGATGCCCAGAAAATAGGTCAGCACGAAATTGTTGGTGACGGCGGCAGCGATGAAAATGAGTAATACGTCCATTTTTTAGCCTGCTATTTGTTGTTACTTATTTACTGATTCCATCGCTCCGAGCAATGGAATCAGAGCTAAAATTCCCAATAACAAATAAATCTTAAATTCAAAACTTCAATGACCCAAACTTGTTTGGAATTTCGATATTTGGTTTTTGAAATTTATTTGTTTTTTATCATTTGAATTTTGGAATTTATTCATTAGCTCTTTTCTAAAATCCAAATCAAACTCTAATGATGATGGGTACTTTTGGCTACTGTGCCCGAAAAAGTATTCATCAACCCAATCAAAATTCCCAATGTGATGAATGCGCCTGCGGGTAAAATCATAATAATCCAGGGGCGGAACCAATCTCCTAAAATTTGTACATTAAAAATCGATCCTGAACCGAGCAGTTCTCGAATGCTGCCTAACAGAATTAGCGCCCAGGTAAAACCCAATCCCATGCCAAAGGTATCGGCTAAAGAAC includes the following:
- a CDS encoding RnfABCDGE type electron transport complex subunit A is translated as MDVLLIFIAAAVTNNFVLTYFLGICPFIGVSGRMDSAIGLGLATTFVMTLTAAVTWMINAFILVPFKVPFLEYVSFIIVIASLVQIVEMVLRKHVPVLYRSLGIFLPLITTNCAILGLALFMVLREYNFIQAVVFGFGAGVGFTLALLIMAGIRERLEFADVPKPLQGAAIT